The Nitratidesulfovibrio sp. SRB-5 genome segment GGCGCCGGCGACAAGCTGGTGGAAATGGCCATCCGCACCGCCAACGGCCGTAACACCGCCGCCGAAGTGCTGGGCCACCGCGAATTCGTCCTTACCCGCCTGTACGAAAGCGCCTAGTCTGTATGCCTGCTCCCCTCGTGGACGACCACGGGGGGAGTTTTCCCTTGGTATCTGGGACTGTAGGTTTATAGGTCAACAAGCCCGGCCTTCCTGGCCGGCAGGAGAAAGGCCATGAAGAACCGGTGCTACAGCCTCCGTAACGTTCTTGCCATTGCGTTCCTGTGCGTCGCCATGCTCTGGACCGCATCTGCCTCCGCAGAAGACAAGTTTCCCTCCAAGCAGCTCACCTACGTGGTGACCTTCGATCCGGGCGGTCAGTCCGACCGTGAGGCCCGTCGCCAGCAGAAATACCTGCACCAGATCCTGGGCCAGCAGATCGTTGTCG includes the following:
- a CDS encoding UxaA family hydrolase, whose amino-acid sequence is GAGDKLVEMAIRTANGRNTAAEVLGHREFVLTRLYESA